The Catellicoccus marimammalium M35/04/3 region CACAGAAGTAAAAGTTATCGAACCAAGCGATAACTCTATGTTTATGTCTCTATTAATTAGCTTATTGCCATTAGTCTTAATGTTTGGTTTCTTCTATATGATGATGAAACAACAAGGCGGTGGCGTTGGTGGACCAGGGGGCGTAATGAACTTTGGAAAATCAAAAGCAAAAGAAAGTGATAAGAGCGCAAGCAAAGTACGCTTTAGTGACGTCGCTGGAGCAGAAGAGGAAAAGCAAGAATTAGTCGAAGTTGTTGAATTCTTGAAAGATCCAAAACGTTATAATGCGTTAGGAGCTCGTATCCCAGCTGGGGTTTTACTAGAAGGACCTCCAGGAACAGGGAAAACATTATTAGCTAAAGCAGTAGCTGGGGAAGCAGGAGTACCTTTCTACTCTATCTCAGGTTCTGACTTTGTAGAAATGTTCGTCGGTGTTGGGGCAAGTCGTGTTCGTGACTTATTCGATACTGCGAAGAAAAATGCACCGGCCATTATCTTCATCGATGAAATCGATGCGGTAGGTCGTCAACGTGGTGCTGGTATGGGTGGCGGTCACGATGAACGTGAACAAACCTTAAACCAATTATTAGTAGAAATGGATGGATTTAATGGTAGTGAAGGAGTTATCGTCATTGCAGCTACTAACCGTTCTGACGTATTAGACCCTGCATTACTTCGTCCAGGTCGTTTTGACCGTCAAATTTTAGTAGGACGTCCAGATGTAAATGGTCGTGAAGCTATCTTGAAAGTACATGCTCGCAATAAACCATTAGCACCAGACGTAGACTTAAAAGTAGTCGCTCAACAAACTCCAGGTTTCTCTGGGGCAGAGTTGGAAAATGTATTAAACGAAGCGGCATTAGTCGCTGCTCGTCGTAATAAAACAGTGATTGATGCTTCTGATATTGATGAAGCAGAAGACCGCGTAATTGCTGGACCTGCGAAACGTAATCGTGTAATTAGCGAAAAAGAACGTGAAATGGTAGCTTACCATGAAGCAGGACATACTATTATCGGTTTAGTTTTAAGTGATGCTCGTGTCGTTCACAAAGTAACCATTGTTCCTCGTGGACGTGCTGGAGGATACATGGTTGCGTTACCAAAAGAAGATCGTTTCTTAATGACAAAAGAAGAAATGTTCCAACAAATCGTTGGTCTTTTGGGAGGACGTACTGCAGAAGAGATCGTCTTTGGCGTTCAATCTACAGGTGCTAGCAACGACTTCCAACAAGCAACACAAATGGCTCGTAGTATGATTACAGAATACGGTATGAGTGATAAACTAGGACCTGTTCAATACGAAGGAAATAGTCAACCATTTGTTGGTCGTGATTATGGCCAAGCAAAACCATATTCTGAACAAACAGCTTTTGAAATTGATCAAGAAGTAGCGAATATTTTAAATGCTGCTCATGAAAAAGCACGTGAAATCATTGAAGAATACCGTGACAAACATAAATTAATTGCTGAAAAATTATTAGAGTATGAAACATTAGATGCTCGTAGCATTAAATCATTGTTTGAAACTGGAGAAATGCCAAAAGATGATCATGCGATGCAATTCCCAAGCGAAAATGCGCAATCTTATGAAGAAACAAAAGCCGCATTAGAAGCGAAAGAAAAAGAAGAACGTTTAGAAGATCGCACAGAAGATCATTTAGAAGAAAAAGAGTTGTATCAAGAAGAACAACAAGATCCTGTTTTCCATGATGTTCATCAAGACGAAGTCGCTCATGAAAAAGAAGAAGAAGCAGAAAAAGAAGCACAACAAAAAGAAGAAGAAGTTCAGCTTTCTGAAGCAGAACGTATTCGTCGCGAAAGAGCTCGTCAACAACGTGAGCAACATGATCGTCGTGAACAAGAAGAAAAAGAAGATCAATAATGAAAAAGTCTCCTCAGTTTTGAGGAGATTTTTTTGAGTGTATCTAAAGAAAAAATCGTTTATAATAAAAAAAGAAAATTTAAAGGGGAAAAATTATGACAAAAGATTATTTAGTACGTGCCTTATGCTTTAACGATACAATTCGTGCCGTAGCTGTAACTGCGACAGGAGTAGTAAATGAAGCACATTTAGCGCATGACACTTGGAATACAGCAACTGCCGCTTTAGGTCGTACCCTAATTGCGGGATTATTATTAGGTTCAAGTCAAAAAGGACAAGAACATATGACGATCAAAGTACAAGGAAATGGTCCCATTGGAACCATTTTAGTGGATGCCAATGCCAAAGGCGAAGTAAAAGGTTATGCTCAAAATCCACATGTAAGTTTACCTTCTAATGCGCAAGGAAAATTAGATGTCCGTGGAGCAGTAGGAACAGAAGGTTCATTAACTGTCATTAAGGATTTAGGATTAAAAGAACCTTTTGTCGGCCAAGTGCCACTTGTTTCAGGAGAATTAGGAGAAGACTTTACAAATTATATGGCTTCAAGTGAACAAATCCCTTCTGCGATTGGCTTATCTGTTTTAGTGGATACTGATGAAAGTGTTCGTGCTGCTGGTGGATTTATGATTCAAGTAATGCCAGGTGCAACCGAAGAAACAATTACAGAAATTGAACAACGTTTGGCAAAATTACCTTTCGTTTCTACTTTAATTGATGAAGGAAAAACACCAGAAGAAATTTTAGCAGCGATCTTAGGGGAAGAAAATATGACGATTTTAGATCGTGAACCCGTTGCTTTTGCTTGTGATTGCTCCAAAGAAAAATTTGCTCAAGCATTAACTCGTATCGGTGGCGATGCTTTACAAGAAATGATTGATGAAGATGAAGGCGCAGAAACGGTTTGTCATTTCTGTAATTCAAAATATCAATTTGATAAAGCAGAGTTAGAAGAATTACAAAAATTAGCCCAAGTACAAGAAGCAGAGGATGAAGCATAATGGAAATGAAATGGAAGATTGGTGATGTAGAAATTCCAAATCGCGTTGTTGTTGCGCCAATGGCTGGAATTAGTAACGCTGCCTTTCGTGTAACTGTAAAGGAAGCTGGAGCAGGCTTAATTGTTTGTGAAATGATCAGTGATAAAGGAATTCATTTCCGTAACCAAAAAACATTAGATATGCTTTATATTGATGAACGTGAGCATCCAATTAGTGTACAAATTTTTGGTGGTGATAAAGATACATTAGTAGAAGCTGCTCAATTTGTAGAAGAAAATACAGCAGCTGATATTATTGATATCAATATGGGTTGCCCAGTAAATAAAGTAATTAAAGCAGAAGCTGGTGCAAAATGGTTACAAGATCCAGATAAAGTTTATCAAATGATGGAAGCTGTAGCTTCTTCGGTTGATATTCCTGTAACTGTAAAAATGCGTACCGGTTGGGACCAAGATCATGTTTATGCTGTAGAAAATGCTAAAGCAGCTGAAGCAGCTGGAGCAGCAGCAATTGCAATGCATGGTCGTACTCGTGCTCAAATGTATGAAGGACATGCGGATTGGGACATTTTAGCGAAAGTAAAAGCTAATATTAATATTCCATTTATGGGCAATGGTGATGTGCGTACTCCAGAAGATGCAAAACGAATGTTAGATGAAACAGGTTGTGATGCGGTAATGATTGGTCGAGCAGCATTAGGAAATCCATGGATGATTTATCGTACTTGTCATTATTTAGAGACTGGGGAAATCGTAGAAGAACCAAGTTTAGAAGTGAAAATTGATACTGCGAAATTGCATTTACGTCGTTTAATTGCCTTAAAAGGTGAAAACCTAGCTTGTCGTGAATTTAGACAACATGCAGCTTATTATTTGAAAGGAATTCCTCGTGCTTCTAAAACAAAAGTCTTATTAAACCAAGCAGAGACACAAGCAGAAATGGAAGCAATTTTGGATGACTTTTTAGCGAAACAACTGTCAAATCAATAGAAGACTATTGGTTTCATTACTATCAAATGTTAGAATATGAGAGAGGTATTTGAAAAAGAATACAACATTTTAATGGAGGAAAAAGAATGAGCGAAAACAAACCGTTAGAAGAAATGAATGACCAATTATTGGTTCGTCGTCAAAAAATGGCTCACTTACAAGAAGAAGGAATCAATCCTTTTGGTGGTCGTTTTGAACGTAGTCATGATTTTAAAACTTTACATGAAGAATATGATGAAGCTTCAAAAGAAGAATTAGCTGAAGCTCAAATTGAAGTACAAATTGCTGGCCGTGTAATGACAAAACGTGGAAAAGGGAAAGCTGGATTTGCTCACTTACAAGACCGCACAGGACAATTACAAATTTATGTTCGTCAAGATAGTGTCGGTGAAGAAAATTATGGACTTTTCAAACAAGCAGACTTAGGAGACTTCTTAGGAGTAAAAGGTCACTTAATGAAAACAAATACAGGAGAGTTATCTGTTAAAGCGACTCACTTAACTGTATTATCAAAAGCATTACGTCCATTACCAGAAAAATATCATGGATTAACGAATGTAGAACAACGTTACCGTCAACGTTATTTAGATTTAATTTCTAATCGTGAAAGTTTTGATAAATTCATCATGCGTAGTGAAATTATTAAATCTATCCGTGACTACTTAAACGGACAAGGTTACTTAGAAGTAGAAACTCCAGTGTTACATAACCAAGCCGGAGGAGCTTCTGCTCGTCCATTCATTACTCACCATAATGCGTTAGATATGGAATTTTACTTACGTATCGCTTTAGAATTACACTTAAAACGTTTAATCATTGGTGGAATGGAAAAAGTATATGAAATTGGTCGTGTATTCCGTAACGAAGGAATTGATACTACTCATAATCCAGAATTTACTTTATTGGAAGTATATACTGCATATACAGATTACGAAGATGTAATGGAATTAACAGAAGGAATCTTCAAAAATGCAGCACAAACAGTATTAGGAAAAACTGTAATTCCTTACGGTGAATATGAAATTGATTTAGGTACTCCATGGCGTCGTTTACACATGGTAGATGCTGTTTCTGAAGCAACAGGAGTAGATTTCTGGCAACAAATGACAGATGAAGAAGCTCGTGCTATCGGAAAAGAACATGGTATTGAAGTAGAAGATACAATGTCTTACGGTCAAGTTATCAATGACTTATTTGAAAAATATGTAGAAGAAACATTAATTCAACCAACTTTTGTTTATGGTCATCCAGTAGAAATTTCACCATTAGCGAAGAAAAATGAAGAAGATCCTCGCTTTACAGATCGTTTCGAATTATTTATTGCTGGTCATGAATACGCAAATGCTTATAGCGAATTGAATGACCCAATCGATCAACGTTCTCGTTTCGAAGCTCAAGATTTAGCTCGTGAAAACGGGGATGACGAAGCTCATGGTGTGGATGAAGATTACCTAGAAGCAATGGAATATGGTATGCCACCAACAGGAGGCTTAGGAATTGGAATTGACCGTTTAGTAATGTTATTAACAAACTCTCAATCTATCCGCGATGTATTATTATTCCCAGCTATGCGCTAAAAATACAACAAAAAAAGGAAGTGGTCTCCCACTTTCTTTTTTATTTTCTTATTTATGTTTATTTGTATTTTGAACCACTACTGCACCATCGCGTTCTGTTCCTACTACAATGGCATTGACCATATTGATGAATAATCCGTGTTCTACTACTCCAGTAAGATGATCTAGTTCGTTTGCTAGAGTGATAGGATCTTGAATTTTATCCATGTGACAGTCGATAATGAAATGTCCACCGTCTGTGACAAAAAGTTTTCCATCTTCTGTTTTACGCCAAGTAGGTTCCATTCCTTTTTCAACAAAAAGTTGGAATAAACGTTCACTACCATAAGGGACGACTTCAATTGGTAGAGGGAAAGCTCCTAAATATTCTTTTTCTTTGCTTTCATCGATAATCCAAACATAGGTTTTTGAATAAGTAGCCACTACTTTTTCATAAAGTAAGGCACCACCACCGCCTTTAATTCCTTGACCATTACGATCAACTTCATCAGCACCATCTACGGTTAAGTCTACACTTGCGACTTCATTGATGGATTTCAAAGGAATTCCTAAAGCCTCTGCTTGTTTTGCAGTCGCATGAGAAGTCGTTACTCCTACAATGTTTAATCCTTCTTTTTTCATACGTTCCCCAAGTGCTTCTACAAAATAGTAAGCCGTTGAGCCTGTTCCTAAACCAACAATCATGCCATCTTCCACAAATTCAGCAGCTTTGCGGGCAGCGATTTCTTTTAAGTTCATACAAAAACCTTCTTTCATTTATGCTATTATTATTGTACACTTTTCAATTTGAAAAAGAAAAGTTTTCAATTAGATTAAAAATGAAAAGAGGACCAAAATTAAGGAGTAAATTTGTTATAATAAAAAGAAAGGAGTGGAACGTTATGCGTTACCCCTCTGGAATTACTCAGCCA contains the following coding sequences:
- the lysS gene encoding lysine--tRNA ligase, translated to MSENKPLEEMNDQLLVRRQKMAHLQEEGINPFGGRFERSHDFKTLHEEYDEASKEELAEAQIEVQIAGRVMTKRGKGKAGFAHLQDRTGQLQIYVRQDSVGEENYGLFKQADLGDFLGVKGHLMKTNTGELSVKATHLTVLSKALRPLPEKYHGLTNVEQRYRQRYLDLISNRESFDKFIMRSEIIKSIRDYLNGQGYLEVETPVLHNQAGGASARPFITHHNALDMEFYLRIALELHLKRLIIGGMEKVYEIGRVFRNEGIDTTHNPEFTLLEVYTAYTDYEDVMELTEGIFKNAAQTVLGKTVIPYGEYEIDLGTPWRRLHMVDAVSEATGVDFWQQMTDEEARAIGKEHGIEVEDTMSYGQVINDLFEKYVEETLIQPTFVYGHPVEISPLAKKNEEDPRFTDRFELFIAGHEYANAYSELNDPIDQRSRFEAQDLARENGDDEAHGVDEDYLEAMEYGMPPTGGLGIGIDRLVMLLTNSQSIRDVLLFPAMR
- the rpiA gene encoding ribose-5-phosphate isomerase RpiA, which codes for MNLKEIAARKAAEFVEDGMIVGLGTGSTAYYFVEALGERMKKEGLNIVGVTTSHATAKQAEALGIPLKSINEVASVDLTVDGADEVDRNGQGIKGGGGALLYEKVVATYSKTYVWIIDESKEKEYLGAFPLPIEVVPYGSERLFQLFVEKGMEPTWRKTEDGKLFVTDGGHFIIDCHMDKIQDPITLANELDHLTGVVEHGLFINMVNAIVVGTERDGAVVVQNTNKHK
- the dusB gene encoding tRNA dihydrouridine synthase DusB, which encodes MEMKWKIGDVEIPNRVVVAPMAGISNAAFRVTVKEAGAGLIVCEMISDKGIHFRNQKTLDMLYIDEREHPISVQIFGGDKDTLVEAAQFVEENTAADIIDINMGCPVNKVIKAEAGAKWLQDPDKVYQMMEAVASSVDIPVTVKMRTGWDQDHVYAVENAKAAEAAGAAAIAMHGRTRAQMYEGHADWDILAKVKANINIPFMGNGDVRTPEDAKRMLDETGCDAVMIGRAALGNPWMIYRTCHYLETGEIVEEPSLEVKIDTAKLHLRRLIALKGENLACREFRQHAAYYLKGIPRASKTKVLLNQAETQAEMEAILDDFLAKQLSNQ
- the hslO gene encoding Hsp33 family molecular chaperone HslO, which produces MTKDYLVRALCFNDTIRAVAVTATGVVNEAHLAHDTWNTATAALGRTLIAGLLLGSSQKGQEHMTIKVQGNGPIGTILVDANAKGEVKGYAQNPHVSLPSNAQGKLDVRGAVGTEGSLTVIKDLGLKEPFVGQVPLVSGELGEDFTNYMASSEQIPSAIGLSVLVDTDESVRAAGGFMIQVMPGATEETITEIEQRLAKLPFVSTLIDEGKTPEEILAAILGEENMTILDREPVAFACDCSKEKFAQALTRIGGDALQEMIDEDEGAETVCHFCNSKYQFDKAELEELQKLAQVQEAEDEA
- the ftsH gene encoding ATP-dependent zinc metalloprotease FtsH, with translation MKQKKRKSILYYVLLFLGVAMLVYFLFGDTKSPSTEINYSTFSQNLVDGKIKEMTLQPADGVYKVQGTLDVKKNDQPKEKDGLKVIGGGKKTKANPQFSTIILPSDSSLDEITKEARQRGTEVKVIEPSDNSMFMSLLISLLPLVLMFGFFYMMMKQQGGGVGGPGGVMNFGKSKAKESDKSASKVRFSDVAGAEEEKQELVEVVEFLKDPKRYNALGARIPAGVLLEGPPGTGKTLLAKAVAGEAGVPFYSISGSDFVEMFVGVGASRVRDLFDTAKKNAPAIIFIDEIDAVGRQRGAGMGGGHDEREQTLNQLLVEMDGFNGSEGVIVIAATNRSDVLDPALLRPGRFDRQILVGRPDVNGREAILKVHARNKPLAPDVDLKVVAQQTPGFSGAELENVLNEAALVAARRNKTVIDASDIDEAEDRVIAGPAKRNRVISEKEREMVAYHEAGHTIIGLVLSDARVVHKVTIVPRGRAGGYMVALPKEDRFLMTKEEMFQQIVGLLGGRTAEEIVFGVQSTGASNDFQQATQMARSMITEYGMSDKLGPVQYEGNSQPFVGRDYGQAKPYSEQTAFEIDQEVANILNAAHEKAREIIEEYRDKHKLIAEKLLEYETLDARSIKSLFETGEMPKDDHAMQFPSENAQSYEETKAALEAKEKEERLEDRTEDHLEEKELYQEEQQDPVFHDVHQDEVAHEKEEEAEKEAQQKEEEVQLSEAERIRRERARQQREQHDRREQEEKEDQ